CGAGTCACCGTGTCCGGCCGGCTGGACGACGTGATTGTCAGCGGCGGCATCAAGATTTCCGCGGCCGCCGTCTCAGCTGCCATCGAACAGCTGCCCGAAGTCTCCCAGGCGGTGGTTTTGGGCCTGGACAGTCCGGAGTGGGGCAGTCTGGTGGGCGCCGCCGTCGTCGGCTCCGTGGATCCCGAAAAGGTCAAGGACGCAGTCCGCTCAACCCTTGGAAAGCCCGCGGTGCCCAAGGTGGTGCTCCTGCTGGAGGCCCTGCCGCTGCTGCCCAACGGCAAGACGGACCGGCTGGGGCTTCGCCGCCTGCTGGCCGCCGCCGGACACACGCACCCCTGAGCCGCAGCGCCCGGGTCTTTCGCGCCGCACGGCTGCGGAAGAATAGAACGTGAACAACCATTACTCGAGTTAAAGGACTTTGATTGTGGCTACAGCCGCGCAGTGGTTAGAAGGAGCCCGCCCCCGCACCCTGCCGATGGCGGTGGCGCCAGTCATCATCGGTACGGCCGCGGCGTACGATCTGGGTTCCTTCAAGCCCCTGCACGCCGTCCTGGCGGCGCTGGTGGCGATGCTGCTGCAGGTGGGCGTGAACTACGCCAACGACTATTCCGACGGCATCCGCGGCACTGACGACAACCGGGTGGGCCCGCTGCGGCTGACCGGTTCCGGCGCGGCGCCCGCCAAGCAGGTCAAGTACGCGGCCTTCGCCTGCTTCGGCGTGGCCATGGTTGCCGGGCTGGCCCTGATCATCCTGTCCTCCACCTGGTTCCTGATCCTGGTGGGCGTGGGCTGCGTCGCTGCGGCCTGGGGCTACACCGGCGGCCGGAACCCCTACGGCTACATGGGCCTGGGCGACATCTTCGTGTTTGTTTTCTTCGGCCTGGTGGCAACCCTGGGCACCACCTACACGCAGGCCGGGCAGGTCAGCGTTCCGGCGCTGATCGGCGCCGTGGGCACCGGACTGATTGCCATGGCCCTGCTGATGGCCAACAACGTGCGGGACATCCCCACCGACCGGGAAGCCGGCAAGCGGACCCTGGCTGTGCGGCTCGGCGACGAGGCCGCCCGGATCAGCTACGTCATGATGCTGGCGCTGGCCATCCTGCTGCCGCTGTTCCTCGCGGCTGACTATCCCTGGGTGCTGCTGGTGCTGCTGCTCATCCCGGCCTGCCTGATGCCGAGCTGGCTCATGCTCAAGGGCAAGAAGCGCCGGAGCCTCATCCCTGTGCTGCAGCAGACCGGGCTGATCAACCTGGGCTTCGCCCTGCTGTACAGCCTCGGACTGGTACTGACCCGGGTGCTCGCCTAGCTTCCGGCTGACGTTTCGCGGCGGTTAGTTGTCGCGGGGCTTGCGGTCGTTGTCGATCTTGATGTCGGGGTGGGCATCGAGCATGCTGTCTTCGGCGCCGGCGTCCTCGAGCTCGCCGCGGTTGCGGGTCGGGGGCGCGTCACCGTGGAAGCGCTTTTGCACGTTGCGGGCTGCGGCGTCGCGCATGTCGCGGAAG
This genomic interval from Arthrobacter sp. zg-Y820 contains the following:
- a CDS encoding 1,4-dihydroxy-2-naphthoate polyprenyltransferase, translating into MATAAQWLEGARPRTLPMAVAPVIIGTAAAYDLGSFKPLHAVLAALVAMLLQVGVNYANDYSDGIRGTDDNRVGPLRLTGSGAAPAKQVKYAAFACFGVAMVAGLALIILSSTWFLILVGVGCVAAAWGYTGGRNPYGYMGLGDIFVFVFFGLVATLGTTYTQAGQVSVPALIGAVGTGLIAMALLMANNVRDIPTDREAGKRTLAVRLGDEAARISYVMMLALAILLPLFLAADYPWVLLVLLLIPACLMPSWLMLKGKKRRSLIPVLQQTGLINLGFALLYSLGLVLTRVLA
- a CDS encoding DUF4229 domain-containing protein codes for the protein MAFWKFTALRLGLVAIFFAACVWLGLGLVLSAIVGAVLAWCVTYLFFRDMRDAAARNVQKRFHGDAPPTRNRGELEDAGAEDSMLDAHPDIKIDNDRKPRDN